In Bacillus sp. Cs-700, one genomic interval encodes:
- a CDS encoding DUF6241 domain-containing protein → MPSTKTLFISISLMLVLIFGLTYWFITDLDGSFKEKSEKAASEEIGSSVNPERYVDDGEESITSDGIPNENKFQDYIHGMTHQKVIAEDKWGIYQISEERIDNMLEVLDKVKGTPEEYKYQDFYSEALTEWDKGNFNNAVDVHNYIWNLNGGTIGKAERLMTTEEEQAYIEKTYDKR, encoded by the coding sequence ATGCCATCAACAAAAACGTTATTCATTTCAATTTCATTAATGTTGGTCCTTATATTTGGATTAACTTATTGGTTTATTACAGATTTAGATGGGAGTTTCAAAGAAAAATCTGAGAAAGCCGCGAGTGAAGAAATTGGGTCATCTGTTAATCCGGAGCGCTACGTAGATGATGGAGAAGAATCCATTACCTCAGATGGAATACCAAATGAAAATAAATTTCAGGATTATATACATGGAATGACTCATCAAAAAGTTATAGCAGAAGATAAGTGGGGGATCTATCAAATTTCTGAAGAGCGGATTGATAATATGCTCGAGGTGCTAGATAAAGTAAAAGGAACGCCAGAAGAGTATAAGTACCAGGATTTTTATTCGGAAGCTTTAACAGAATGGGATAAAGGAAACTTTAATAATGCCGTGGACGTCCATAACTACATTTGGAATTTAAATGGAGGCACGATAGGGAAAGCGGAAAGATTAATGACAACAGAAGAAGAACAAGCCTATATCGAGAAAACATACGATAAGCGGTGA
- the hutH gene encoding histidine ammonia-lyase — protein MVQLNGSTLTLIEMKRVIYEGEEIAIDPLSMEKVMKSRLAVEKIVASGETVYGINTGFGKFSDVRIHDKDVNTLQLHLIRSHACGVGEYFPKPVSKAMVVLRLNALLKGYSGVRPCVVERLCDLANEEIIPVIPSQGSLGASGDLAPLSHLALVLVGEGKVHYQGRIVPTKAVYDERGISPLTLKAKEGLALINGTQAMTAMGVINYIESERLMDQCDWIGAMTLEALEGIIDAFHPAIHEARGYPEQMEVAERIRKLTSDSKLVTHQGEKRVQDAYSLRCMPQVHGASRQSLAYVKEKLEIEMNAATDNPLILENGQTVVSGGNFHGQPIAIAMDFLKIAVAEMANISERRVERLVNPQLNDLPAFLSPDPGLQSGAMIMQYAAASLVSENKTLAHPASVDSIPSSANQEDHVSMGTIGARHAYQIIGNTQKVVAIEMICAIQALEIRGISLASTSAQKLYEKGRTIVSSIEEDRVFSDDIETLTAWLCADQFNWNIHRQLILG, from the coding sequence ATGGTTCAATTAAATGGCTCTACGTTAACTTTAATAGAAATGAAACGTGTCATTTACGAAGGAGAAGAAATAGCGATTGACCCGCTCAGTATGGAAAAGGTTATGAAAAGCAGGTTAGCAGTTGAGAAGATTGTGGCAAGTGGGGAGACTGTGTATGGAATTAATACAGGCTTCGGTAAATTCAGCGACGTTCGGATTCACGATAAAGATGTCAATACTCTTCAACTTCACCTTATTCGTTCTCATGCCTGTGGGGTAGGGGAATACTTTCCTAAACCAGTCAGTAAAGCGATGGTCGTATTACGACTTAATGCGTTATTAAAAGGGTATTCCGGCGTTCGCCCATGTGTTGTCGAACGTCTTTGTGATCTCGCAAATGAAGAAATTATTCCCGTTATTCCAAGTCAAGGATCTCTTGGAGCCTCCGGGGATCTAGCGCCGCTCTCTCACCTTGCGTTAGTCCTTGTAGGAGAAGGAAAAGTTCATTACCAAGGGAGAATTGTGCCAACAAAAGCTGTTTATGATGAACGAGGGATTTCCCCACTCACGTTAAAGGCAAAAGAAGGTCTTGCCCTTATTAATGGGACACAAGCGATGACGGCGATGGGCGTGATCAACTATATTGAATCAGAGCGTTTAATGGATCAGTGTGATTGGATCGGCGCTATGACGCTTGAAGCGCTTGAAGGAATTATTGATGCCTTTCACCCAGCAATACATGAAGCACGTGGGTACCCTGAGCAAATGGAGGTTGCCGAGCGGATAAGAAAGTTAACGAGTGATAGCAAGCTCGTGACACATCAAGGAGAAAAGCGTGTGCAAGACGCCTACTCATTACGTTGCATGCCACAAGTTCACGGGGCTTCAAGACAAAGTCTAGCTTATGTAAAAGAAAAGCTTGAGATTGAAATGAACGCTGCTACAGATAATCCACTTATTTTAGAAAACGGCCAAACGGTCGTCTCTGGTGGGAATTTTCACGGTCAACCCATTGCCATTGCGATGGACTTTCTCAAAATTGCTGTAGCTGAAATGGCTAATATTTCAGAACGGAGAGTGGAACGACTCGTTAATCCGCAGTTAAATGATTTGCCGGCATTTTTAAGCCCGGATCCCGGTCTCCAGTCTGGTGCGATGATTATGCAGTATGCGGCAGCGTCACTCGTATCAGAAAACAAAACGCTTGCCCATCCAGCAAGTGTGGATAGCATTCCTTCATCCGCGAATCAGGAAGATCACGTCAGTATGGGAACAATTGGTGCTCGTCATGCTTATCAAATTATAGGAAATACCCAGAAAGTGGTCGCGATTGAAATGATATGTGCAATACAAGCATTAGAAATCCGGGGCATTTCATTAGCCTCTACATCTGCTCAGAAGTTATATGAGAAAGGAAGAACAATCGTATCCTCGATTGAGGAAGATCGCGTTTTTTCAGATGATATTGAAACTCTTACAGCGTGGCTATGTGCAGATCAATTTAATTGGAATATTCATCGTCAATTGATACTTGGTTAA
- the hutP gene encoding hut operon transcriptional regulator HutP, protein MTQKILIGKLAMLVASLSPEELEPFSHQLKDVDYCQGKSGSMSMQKVISAVETSAKRNKIISDELYRETHALYHAILEALEGVMRGQIGAGDMMRTVGLRFAIVRGSPYEHFDEGEWIAVAFYGTIGAPVKGLEHETFGLGINHIG, encoded by the coding sequence ATGACACAAAAGATATTGATTGGTAAATTAGCGATGCTCGTGGCGTCATTAAGTCCTGAAGAGTTAGAACCATTTTCTCATCAGCTGAAAGATGTGGATTACTGTCAGGGAAAGTCTGGATCAATGAGTATGCAGAAAGTCATTTCAGCTGTTGAAACATCTGCTAAAAGGAATAAGATTATTTCAGATGAGCTTTATCGAGAGACGCATGCCTTATATCATGCCATATTAGAGGCGTTAGAAGGAGTTATGCGTGGCCAGATAGGCGCAGGAGACATGATGCGAACCGTGGGCTTACGTTTTGCGATTGTCCGCGGCTCCCCTTATGAGCATTTTGATGAAGGAGAATGGATTGCTGTCGCTTTTTATGGAACAATTGGCGCTCCAGTAAAAGGGCTTGAACATGAGACATTTGGTCTTGGAATTAATCATATAGGATAA
- a CDS encoding agmatinase family protein, with protein MSVYPYPMLNRPTMIWSKQTDEQLDLTVNEWIETIGELTPNWKDYDITILGVPLSKSSISTSAASENPDAMRRAWRSFRTYNLDEDIDLARLKAIDLGDVKQHVTDIRYTHGQIQQAMVAMREQHPHTIPLTMGGDHSITAMLVEGWKQVHQNETIGILQLDTHFDLRDLSDLGPANGTPIRQVIESHTVEGKHVHNIGLHGFFNSLELKNYADEHGVHYTTMKTVRKKGIHHVLQDALAQLEKAVDTIYLTVDMDVLDISCNPAAPAATPGGMRTEELFDAVQLAGEHPKVKAMDIVCLDPRKDLGEIGVKSAVHTMLSFLTGVCKRKVMGRESS; from the coding sequence ATGAGCGTATATCCATACCCAATGTTAAATCGCCCAACCATGATTTGGTCAAAGCAAACGGATGAACAACTTGATCTTACGGTGAATGAATGGATTGAAACGATAGGAGAATTAACGCCAAATTGGAAAGACTACGACATTACCATTCTCGGTGTTCCCTTATCAAAGTCATCGATTAGTACATCCGCAGCAAGTGAGAATCCTGATGCGATGCGAAGAGCATGGCGTTCATTTCGTACGTATAATCTTGACGAAGATATTGATCTAGCTCGTTTAAAAGCAATCGATCTTGGTGATGTCAAACAGCATGTGACGGATATACGGTATACTCATGGCCAAATTCAACAGGCTATGGTAGCGATGAGAGAACAGCACCCACATACAATACCTTTAACGATGGGCGGGGATCATTCGATAACGGCTATGTTGGTTGAAGGCTGGAAGCAGGTGCATCAAAATGAGACGATTGGTATCTTGCAATTAGATACACATTTTGATTTGCGAGACTTATCAGATTTAGGTCCTGCAAATGGTACTCCCATACGGCAGGTAATAGAAAGCCATACCGTAGAAGGAAAGCATGTGCATAATATCGGACTTCACGGTTTTTTTAATAGTTTAGAGTTAAAAAACTATGCTGATGAACATGGCGTTCATTACACGACCATGAAAACAGTAAGAAAAAAGGGTATCCATCATGTCCTTCAAGATGCCTTAGCTCAACTTGAAAAGGCCGTTGACACGATTTACTTAACGGTCGACATGGACGTCCTTGATATTTCTTGTAATCCAGCAGCTCCCGCAGCAACTCCTGGAGGTATGAGAACAGAAGAGTTGTTTGACGCTGTCCAGTTAGCGGGTGAGCACCCGAAAGTGAAGGCGATGGACATCGTTTGCCTCGATCCTCGAAAAGATCTAGGGGAGATCGGGGTGAAAAGTGCTGTTCATACAATGCTTTCATTTCTAACGGGAGTTTGTAAACGAAAGGTTATGGGACGGGAATCATCTTGA
- the hutI gene encoding imidazolonepropionase encodes MTARLLIKNAAQLITMSGYSDRPAIKEKMSQIGLIENGAVYIEDGIIVEVGASNEMIAKYKDSLALTEQIDASGKVVAPGLIDPHTHLVHAGTRENEYAMRLQGKTYMEIMEAGGGIHATTRATQKASYEKLFEQSRKRLNQFLLHGVTTVEAKSGYGLTLEHELKQLEVAKQLHESHPIDVISTFMGAHAIPLSEKSNPETFVSKVISEMIPEVANRKLATFNDVFCERGVFTPDQSKRILEAGKDYGLIPKIHADEIEPYAGAELAASVGAISADHLLRASDQGIKAMAEAGVMGVLLPGTAFFLMADFAQARKMIDAGVGVALSTDANPGSSPTLSLPFIMNLGCLKMGMTPEEVLTATTINAAHAVGCADTTGSLETGKKADITIFDVPNYLTLSYQYGMNHVDTVIKGGVRLVVGGHLL; translated from the coding sequence ATGACGGCACGATTATTAATCAAAAATGCTGCACAGCTGATTACAATGTCAGGATACTCGGATCGTCCAGCAATAAAAGAGAAAATGTCGCAAATAGGACTAATTGAAAATGGCGCTGTCTATATAGAAGATGGAATCATTGTTGAAGTTGGAGCATCAAACGAAATGATAGCGAAATACAAAGATTCATTGGCACTTACAGAGCAAATTGATGCCTCGGGGAAAGTGGTAGCTCCAGGGTTAATCGATCCCCATACGCATCTAGTGCATGCTGGAACAAGAGAAAATGAGTACGCGATGCGGTTACAAGGGAAAACATATATGGAAATTATGGAAGCTGGTGGCGGCATTCATGCCACTACGCGTGCGACACAAAAAGCAAGTTATGAAAAATTGTTCGAACAGTCGAGAAAACGTCTGAATCAATTTTTATTGCACGGAGTGACAACAGTAGAAGCGAAAAGCGGTTACGGTCTCACGTTAGAACATGAACTAAAACAATTAGAAGTTGCGAAACAACTACATGAATCTCATCCGATTGATGTAATTTCTACGTTTATGGGTGCTCATGCAATTCCTTTATCAGAAAAGAGTAACCCTGAAACGTTTGTATCGAAAGTGATTTCCGAAATGATTCCAGAAGTAGCCAATCGGAAGCTGGCAACGTTTAATGACGTTTTTTGTGAACGTGGCGTTTTCACCCCTGATCAATCTAAACGCATACTAGAAGCTGGTAAAGATTACGGACTTATTCCTAAAATTCACGCTGATGAGATTGAACCTTATGCAGGAGCAGAGTTAGCGGCTTCTGTTGGGGCTATTTCGGCTGATCATCTTCTAAGAGCATCAGATCAGGGTATAAAGGCTATGGCTGAAGCTGGCGTGATGGGAGTACTACTTCCGGGTACAGCGTTTTTCCTAATGGCTGATTTTGCTCAAGCAAGAAAGATGATAGATGCTGGAGTAGGTGTTGCACTATCTACGGATGCAAATCCTGGTTCATCTCCTACACTCTCTCTACCTTTTATCATGAATCTTGGATGCTTGAAAATGGGGATGACACCTGAAGAGGTACTAACTGCGACAACCATTAATGCTGCACATGCGGTTGGCTGTGCGGATACTACAGGGAGTCTTGAAACTGGTAAAAAAGCGGACATTACAATATTTGATGTACCTAATTACCTTACTCTTTCCTATCAATATGGAATGAATCATGTAGACACTGTGATTAAAGGAGGCGTGAGGCTGGTCGTAGGAGGACACCTTTTATGA
- the hutU gene encoding urocanate hydratase, whose protein sequence is MADTKATKVEQYRGTVLHTKGWIQEAALRMLSNNLHPDVAENPEDLVVYGGIGKAARNWECYEAIVRSLKELENDETLLIQSGKPVAVFKTHKDAPKVLMANSNLVPAWANWDHFHELDRKGLMMYGQMTAGSWIYIGSQGIVQGTYETFAECGKQHFNGSLRNTITLTAGLGGMGGAQPLAVTLNGGVCIAIEMDPKRIQRRIDTNYLDTSTASPEEAIEMAKKARNKGEALSIGLLGNAAEMLPKMIDHKFIPDVLTDQTSAHDPLNGYYPINLNIKAAGKLRKESPDQYSKLAKQSIAIHVEAMLEMQKQGAVTFDYGNNIRQVAKDEGVQRAFDFPGFVPAYIRPQFCEGKGPFRWVALSGDPKDIYKTDEVILNEFSDNEHLCHWIRMAREKISFQGLPSRICWLGYGERAKFGKIINNMVANGELSAPIVIGRDHLDSGSVASPNRETEAMKDGSDAVADWPILNAMINSVGGASWVSVHHGGGVGMGYSLHAGMVIVADGTKEAEQRIERVLTTDPGMGVVRHVDAGYDLAKKTAEEKGIHVPMLRKK, encoded by the coding sequence ATGGCGGATACAAAAGCAACCAAAGTAGAGCAGTATCGAGGCACAGTTCTCCACACGAAAGGATGGATTCAGGAAGCTGCTTTACGAATGCTCAGTAATAATTTGCATCCTGATGTCGCTGAGAATCCAGAGGATCTCGTAGTCTACGGTGGAATCGGGAAAGCGGCGCGGAATTGGGAGTGCTATGAAGCGATTGTTCGCTCATTGAAGGAACTGGAGAATGATGAAACGCTATTGATCCAATCTGGGAAGCCAGTAGCTGTTTTTAAGACTCACAAGGATGCACCTAAAGTGCTGATGGCTAATTCAAATTTGGTGCCTGCCTGGGCAAATTGGGACCACTTTCATGAACTCGACCGAAAAGGGTTGATGATGTATGGACAAATGACAGCTGGGAGCTGGATTTACATTGGCAGTCAAGGGATTGTACAGGGAACGTATGAAACCTTTGCTGAATGTGGGAAGCAGCATTTTAATGGTAGTTTAAGGAACACGATTACGTTAACAGCAGGCTTAGGAGGGATGGGCGGGGCGCAACCACTCGCCGTCACTCTTAACGGAGGCGTCTGTATTGCAATAGAAATGGATCCAAAACGGATTCAACGACGAATCGATACTAACTATCTTGATACATCAACCGCTAGTCCTGAGGAAGCGATTGAAATGGCTAAGAAAGCCCGAAATAAAGGTGAAGCTCTTTCCATTGGTTTGCTTGGTAATGCAGCAGAAATGTTACCAAAGATGATCGATCATAAATTTATTCCTGACGTTTTAACTGATCAAACTTCTGCTCACGACCCTTTAAACGGTTATTACCCTATTAACTTAAATATAAAAGCAGCAGGGAAACTTCGTAAAGAGAGTCCAGATCAGTATAGTAAACTAGCAAAACAAAGTATCGCCATACACGTAGAAGCAATGCTTGAGATGCAAAAGCAAGGAGCCGTCACATTCGATTACGGGAATAATATTCGTCAAGTTGCTAAAGATGAAGGCGTTCAACGTGCATTCGATTTTCCTGGATTTGTACCAGCTTATATCCGACCGCAGTTTTGCGAAGGGAAGGGCCCTTTTCGTTGGGTAGCTCTGTCTGGAGACCCAAAAGATATTTATAAAACAGATGAAGTAATTTTAAACGAGTTTAGTGACAACGAACACCTTTGTCATTGGATTCGTATGGCGCGCGAGAAAATTAGTTTTCAAGGACTTCCTTCTCGTATTTGTTGGCTTGGGTATGGAGAACGAGCAAAGTTTGGGAAAATCATTAATAACATGGTGGCAAACGGGGAATTAAGTGCTCCGATTGTGATTGGGCGTGACCACCTTGACTCTGGCTCGGTCGCTTCGCCGAACCGAGAGACCGAAGCAATGAAAGATGGAAGCGATGCAGTTGCTGACTGGCCGATTTTAAATGCAATGATTAATAGTGTTGGTGGAGCAAGTTGGGTTAGCGTCCACCATGGCGGTGGTGTTGGCATGGGCTATTCGCTCCACGCAGGTATGGTTATAGTGGCAGACGGTACGAAAGAGGCGGAACAGCGTATTGAACGGGTTTTAACAACAGATCCTGGAATGGGTGTTGTTCGTCATGTTGACGCAGGCTATGATTTAGCGAAGAAAACGGCAGAGGAGAAAGGCATTCATGTTCCGATGCTACGAAAGAAATAG
- a CDS encoding fructose bisphosphate aldolase, giving the protein MNNSQFDKIKNGTGFIAALDQSGGSTPKALAEYGVPEDSYSNEEEMFDRVHQMRTRIITSPAFSGEKILGAILFEQTMDREIEGKYTADYLADKGIVPFLKVDKGLADQENGVQLMKPIHDLDETLGRASERKIFGTKMRSVIHEPNESSIKAVVEQQFDIGKRILAADLMPIIEPEVNIHSEDKEKSEEILREEILKQLNDLSEDQNVMLKLSIPTRANAYKQLIEHPRVLRVVALSGGYSREEANEKLKENDGLIASFSRALAADLNANQSQQEFNDALQSAVDSIYDASVNKK; this is encoded by the coding sequence ATGAACAACAGTCAATTCGACAAAATCAAGAACGGAACAGGATTTATTGCAGCGCTTGACCAGAGTGGTGGAAGCACACCTAAGGCTCTTGCAGAATACGGTGTTCCTGAAGATTCCTACTCTAACGAAGAGGAAATGTTTGATCGTGTCCATCAGATGAGAACAAGAATCATTACTTCACCTGCTTTCAGTGGAGAGAAAATTCTTGGCGCTATCCTATTTGAACAAACGATGGATCGTGAAATTGAAGGCAAGTATACAGCTGACTATCTTGCAGATAAGGGGATTGTTCCTTTCCTAAAAGTAGACAAAGGACTAGCTGATCAAGAAAATGGCGTTCAGCTTATGAAACCAATTCATGATTTAGATGAAACGCTTGGTCGGGCAAGTGAACGTAAAATTTTCGGTACAAAAATGCGCTCGGTTATTCATGAGCCAAATGAAAGTAGTATCAAGGCTGTTGTAGAGCAGCAATTTGATATCGGTAAGCGAATACTTGCTGCTGATCTTATGCCAATTATTGAACCGGAAGTAAACATTCACAGTGAAGACAAAGAGAAATCAGAAGAAATTTTACGCGAGGAAATCCTAAAACAGCTTAATGATTTGTCAGAAGATCAAAATGTGATGCTTAAACTTTCGATTCCTACCAGAGCGAATGCGTATAAACAATTAATTGAGCATCCTCGTGTGTTGCGCGTTGTTGCGCTATCAGGTGGGTATTCACGTGAGGAAGCGAACGAAAAGTTAAAAGAAAACGATGGTCTTATTGCAAGCTTCTCTAGAGCGCTTGCTGCTGATTTAAATGCAAATCAGTCTCAACAAGAATTTAACGATGCTTTACAGAGCGCAGTGGACTCTATTTACGACGCTTCCGTAAATAAAAAATAA
- a CDS encoding helix-turn-helix domain-containing protein: MYKLVVGDRDSQELIGLKWLISKYSFPISSVETVNQLTEVMMVLEKELPDILFIELDMIPRDKWNLMKTFIDRYTTEVIAITAEPTFEKATEAIEIGALDLIVKPLSPLEIKTALQKAFRNVADFKRREKGEKSHQTLWYKSLFIDDQLAYCAPVYLMKTEERIFLSELRQFIDQFNFSSTPLVFSTTDRIVIVFDQLIHEPIHQAQRFLREWEQMNGESIVIAVHQGMTDHSLHQIYMKLRKVMEISFFTGYQQVLHSNQDEEWHDIDPFLTLTEQRHWVYMLEESRIEELKNWMYEHFYGMESPYPEPGLLRTRLTSILAQIRRFMIRKGMTDNRNEALYKEVFESILYSPILYRIVQDLILFLTNLLQNSVDSRPTLKRNIIEETLTYIDDHYHDPALTLNEVADHVLRNPAYLSHTLTQNYGQSFREILSSTRIYKAKELLTSTKESIQSIASHVGFKSPNYFSRVFKESTGKTPGDYRKEGM, from the coding sequence ATGTACAAACTAGTGGTTGGAGATCGTGATTCCCAGGAGTTAATCGGATTGAAATGGTTAATCTCAAAGTATTCATTTCCTATCTCATCAGTGGAAACGGTTAATCAGTTGACAGAGGTTATGATGGTATTAGAAAAAGAATTACCTGACATCCTTTTCATTGAATTAGACATGATTCCACGTGATAAATGGAATCTTATGAAAACGTTTATTGATCGTTATACTACAGAAGTGATTGCAATAACAGCCGAGCCAACTTTTGAAAAAGCCACAGAAGCGATTGAAATCGGCGCATTAGACTTGATCGTGAAACCGCTATCACCTTTGGAAATAAAAACCGCTTTACAGAAAGCCTTTCGGAATGTTGCGGATTTTAAAAGGAGAGAGAAAGGGGAAAAGTCACACCAAACCCTTTGGTATAAATCCTTGTTTATTGATGATCAATTGGCTTATTGTGCTCCAGTTTACTTAATGAAAACGGAGGAAAGAATCTTTCTCAGTGAGTTACGCCAATTTATTGATCAGTTTAACTTTTCATCTACGCCACTTGTTTTCTCAACAACGGATCGAATTGTCATTGTTTTTGACCAACTGATACATGAACCTATTCATCAGGCGCAGCGGTTTTTACGTGAATGGGAACAGATGAATGGAGAGTCTATTGTCATTGCAGTGCATCAAGGAATGACCGACCATTCCTTGCATCAAATTTATATGAAATTACGAAAGGTGATGGAAATATCTTTTTTTACTGGCTATCAACAAGTTCTTCATTCCAATCAAGACGAGGAGTGGCATGATATCGACCCTTTTCTAACGTTAACAGAACAGCGTCATTGGGTTTATATGCTTGAGGAAAGTCGAATCGAAGAATTGAAAAATTGGATGTACGAGCACTTTTATGGCATGGAATCTCCTTATCCAGAGCCAGGTCTTTTGCGAACGCGTTTAACGAGTATCCTTGCTCAAATCAGACGATTTATGATTCGTAAAGGGATGACCGATAATCGAAATGAAGCCTTATACAAAGAGGTATTTGAATCGATTTTATACAGTCCTATACTTTATCGCATCGTTCAAGATTTGATCCTATTTCTTACGAATCTTCTACAGAATTCAGTTGACTCTCGTCCTACTTTAAAAAGAAATATCATTGAAGAAACCTTAACATACATTGATGATCATTATCATGATCCCGCTCTTACCTTAAATGAAGTAGCGGATCATGTGCTTCGTAATCCAGCATACTTAAGTCACACATTAACCCAAAATTACGGTCAATCGTTTCGTGAAATACTAAGTTCGACACGTATTTACAAAGCCAAAGAGCTTCTCACTTCAACAAAAGAATCCATTCAGTCCATTGCAAGTCATGTAGGTTTCAAGAGCCCGAATTACTTTAGCCGGGTTTTTAAAGAATCCACTGGTAAAACACCGGGTGATTATCGAAAAGAGGGCATGTGA
- a CDS encoding MerR family transcriptional regulator: MNNTMMISRVASMLNVSRHTLKLWEEQFAPFLTIPRDENNARTYTIGDIEVLQLIKNMKESHAADEVIINTLELQGKEAEKTPPSEPIEQVDIQTSLSKIVSFVESEEVKKLLNMDETVKRLEKDIVHQVHEIVHEEIATASDAHASINQMELNAIGKKIDHLADVSVDEREFYQFEVTKERQIADEQMSAREERLMAVVQDRFRDESRAHDPKWGVTKIKNIFGFAK, translated from the coding sequence ATGAATAATACAATGATGATTTCCAGGGTGGCTTCCATGTTGAATGTGTCTCGTCATACATTGAAATTATGGGAAGAGCAGTTTGCGCCATTTCTAACGATTCCACGTGATGAAAACAATGCCCGTACGTATACAATTGGTGACATTGAAGTCCTTCAATTAATTAAAAACATGAAAGAAAGTCATGCTGCTGATGAAGTCATTATCAATACGTTAGAACTACAGGGAAAGGAAGCAGAAAAAACGCCGCCTAGCGAGCCCATTGAGCAGGTAGATATTCAGACTTCCTTGTCCAAAATTGTTTCTTTTGTTGAATCGGAAGAAGTAAAAAAACTTCTTAATATGGATGAAACCGTTAAGCGCTTGGAAAAAGATATCGTTCATCAAGTTCATGAAATTGTTCATGAAGAAATCGCCACTGCTTCAGACGCTCACGCTTCCATTAACCAAATGGAGTTAAATGCAATTGGTAAGAAAATCGATCACTTAGCTGATGTTTCAGTCGACGAACGTGAATTCTATCAATTTGAAGTAACAAAAGAAAGACAAATTGCTGATGAACAGATGTCGGCGCGAGAAGAAAGACTAATGGCGGTTGTGCAGGATCGTTTCCGGGACGAGAGCAGAGCACATGATCCGAAGTGGGGCGTTACAAAAATCAAAAATATTTTCGGTTTTGCTAAATAA